One Paenibacillus sp. FSL H7-0737 DNA segment encodes these proteins:
- the preA gene encoding NAD-dependent dihydropyrimidine dehydrogenase subunit PreA gives MADLSINLAGIKSPNPFWLASAPPTNTGYQVQRAFEAGWGGAVWKTLGDPIINTSSRFAAVNFNGQRVAGFNNIELITDRPLEVNLKEIYETKKRFPNHAIITSLMVEPTQHKWHEIVKRVEDVGVDGLELNFGCPHGMAERGMGAASGQQPDLVQAQTTWVKEVATTPVIVKLTPNITDITVVAHHAVKGGADAISMINTINSLAGVDIHSWNTIPNVGGQGAHGGYCGPAVKPIALSMVAECARDRGVGIPISGIGGISTWQDVVEFMLMGATGIQVCTAVMHHGFRIVEEMIDGLNNYLDDKGLASVTELIGKSVSRYSNWGDLDLNYKVVARINENNCINCNKCHIACEDASHQCIDMLTNADGKAILQVREEDCVGCNLCSIVCPADGAIDMVPVDTGAAPLTWNERQKVISSLNGTYSEVEVV, from the coding sequence ATGGCAGATTTAAGTATTAATCTCGCAGGAATCAAATCACCGAATCCGTTCTGGCTGGCCTCTGCGCCCCCTACGAATACAGGCTATCAAGTGCAGCGGGCCTTTGAAGCAGGTTGGGGTGGTGCGGTGTGGAAGACGCTCGGTGATCCGATCATTAATACCTCATCGCGTTTTGCGGCAGTAAATTTCAATGGGCAACGGGTTGCGGGCTTTAACAATATTGAACTGATCACCGACCGTCCGCTTGAAGTTAATCTGAAGGAAATTTATGAAACGAAGAAAAGATTTCCGAATCATGCGATTATAACCTCCCTGATGGTAGAACCAACGCAGCATAAATGGCATGAGATTGTTAAGCGGGTAGAGGATGTGGGTGTAGACGGTCTGGAGCTTAACTTTGGCTGTCCGCACGGGATGGCTGAGCGTGGAATGGGTGCTGCTTCCGGGCAGCAGCCTGATCTGGTGCAGGCACAGACCACCTGGGTAAAAGAAGTTGCGACGACCCCGGTGATTGTGAAGCTGACGCCCAACATTACGGATATCACCGTCGTTGCCCACCATGCGGTTAAGGGTGGAGCGGACGCGATTAGTATGATCAACACGATCAACAGTCTTGCTGGTGTAGATATTCATAGCTGGAACACAATTCCGAATGTTGGGGGGCAGGGTGCGCATGGCGGTTACTGTGGGCCGGCCGTGAAACCAATTGCGCTTAGTATGGTAGCTGAGTGTGCTCGTGACCGGGGAGTCGGCATTCCTATCTCCGGTATTGGAGGGATTTCGACCTGGCAGGATGTTGTTGAATTCATGCTGATGGGTGCTACGGGCATTCAAGTATGTACAGCGGTCATGCATCATGGCTTCCGGATTGTGGAGGAAATGATCGATGGCCTGAACAACTATTTGGATGACAAAGGCTTGGCTTCCGTAACAGAGTTAATCGGTAAATCGGTATCCCGTTACTCCAACTGGGGTGATCTGGATCTCAACTATAAGGTCGTTGCCCGTATTAATGAGAACAACTGCATCAACTGTAATAAATGCCACATTGCCTGCGAAGATGCTTCACATCAATGTATTGATATGTTAACTAATGCAGATGGGAAAGCTATTCTACAGGTCCGCGAGGAAGATTGTGTAGGCTGTAATCTTTGTTCTATTGTCTGTCCCGCAGACGGCGCGATCGATATGGTTCCAGTGGACACCGGGGCAGCCCCTCTGACCTGGAATGAAAGGCAGAAGGTGATCAGTAGCTTGAATGGCACCTATTCGGAAGTGGAGGTGGTGTAA
- a CDS encoding NAD(P)-dependent oxidoreductase → MEHSSPLTAFTPDMFRRNFAEAEPPLTHKGAMDESNRCLYCYDAPCIKACPTSINIPSFIKRIATDNMKGSAQTIMDSNPVGASCARVCPTDELCEGACVLNDASAPIQIGLLQRYATDWAMNSGVQLFKAGTPNGKKVAVIGGGPAGLSAARELAREGFAVVVYEAKALAGGLDTHGIVSFRLPQSVSLWEVEQVEKLGVEIRTGVKVGVDVSVDELKSNYDAIVLAAGMGYVPPIGIEGEKLAGVYDAIALVESTKTGIPLLELMGQRVAVIGAGNTAIDAATCSVRLGASNVKMVYRRTREEMTAYEFEYEFAKQEGVEFNWLTLPKRIVGDEFGNVTGLECAQMKLTEELGKDGRPVPMPIEGSEFLIPVDAVVIAIGQKRRLDLIDSLGLVHDRGVVKVDEATCQTSDPQIYAAGDIIFGSGKGEAMVVSAAQQGKDAAHAIVKQFLGQQEVVVRSAG, encoded by the coding sequence TATGTTCAGGCGCAATTTCGCCGAGGCTGAGCCGCCTCTGACCCATAAGGGTGCCATGGATGAGTCCAATCGCTGTCTATATTGCTACGATGCCCCATGTATAAAAGCATGTCCGACCAGCATTAATATTCCCTCCTTTATCAAACGGATCGCTACTGACAATATGAAAGGCTCGGCACAGACGATTATGGATTCCAATCCTGTGGGTGCCAGCTGTGCTCGTGTTTGTCCTACAGATGAGCTGTGTGAAGGAGCCTGTGTGTTAAATGATGCCTCGGCGCCGATCCAAATCGGACTGCTGCAGCGTTATGCGACAGATTGGGCAATGAACAGCGGAGTTCAATTATTTAAGGCTGGCACCCCTAATGGGAAAAAGGTAGCCGTTATCGGCGGTGGTCCTGCGGGATTGTCTGCGGCTAGGGAACTCGCCCGTGAAGGTTTTGCTGTTGTGGTCTACGAAGCTAAGGCGTTAGCGGGTGGGCTGGATACACATGGGATTGTATCGTTTCGGCTCCCACAGTCTGTATCTCTTTGGGAAGTAGAGCAGGTAGAGAAGCTGGGTGTGGAAATACGTACAGGTGTAAAAGTCGGAGTGGATGTTTCTGTAGATGAGCTGAAGTCGAACTATGATGCCATCGTTTTGGCAGCGGGTATGGGTTATGTGCCTCCGATAGGGATTGAAGGTGAAAAATTGGCTGGCGTATACGACGCCATTGCACTCGTAGAATCCACTAAGACTGGCATTCCTTTGCTAGAGCTGATGGGTCAGCGGGTCGCTGTCATTGGTGCGGGTAATACAGCTATTGATGCAGCTACATGCTCAGTGCGGCTGGGGGCCTCAAATGTAAAAATGGTCTACCGCCGGACCCGCGAAGAGATGACGGCTTATGAGTTTGAATATGAATTTGCGAAGCAGGAAGGTGTGGAGTTCAACTGGCTTACCTTACCGAAACGTATCGTGGGTGATGAGTTTGGGAACGTAACCGGACTGGAATGTGCGCAGATGAAGCTGACAGAGGAGCTGGGCAAAGATGGACGTCCAGTACCTATGCCGATCGAGGGTTCTGAGTTCTTGATTCCTGTAGATGCGGTTGTAATAGCTATTGGTCAAAAGCGTCGCCTAGATCTAATAGATTCCTTAGGCCTTGTGCATGACCGTGGGGTTGTAAAGGTGGATGAAGCCACCTGTCAAACCTCCGATCCGCAAATTTATGCCGCTGGCGATATCATATTTGGTTCAGGCAAAGGCGAGGCCATGGTTGTATCCGCGGCCCAGCAGGGAAAAGATGCGGCCCATGCGATTGTTAAACAATTCTTAGGCCAGCAGGAGGTCGTTGTTAGATCAGCGGGCTGA